The sequence AACCGCTAAACTACGCACAAATTAACGAATAAAAACTGATTTTTTTGTCTTAGAATTCATGTTTTCCGACAGTTTTAAAGTCGAGAAACTCAAATTAAATGAACTGAATGTCAGTCGGAAAGCAGAAATAGAATCGAAAATTTTTCCGTTTAAGCACTTTCACGACAGCCCGAAACGGGTTTTTTATTTTCGGGTTGTCCGTGAGTTTGTTTTTCTTTTTGTTTTTTCGTCAAGTTTGTTCGTTAACCACTTTCAGTCCGCTAAAGAGCAGAGTCTGCAAAAAATGAACTTGGTTTCCTTATATTCAAATCGGAAATCTCCATTTCCAAAATTTCGTTCGTTATATGTCGTAGTCTGAAAAGTAATAAGTCTAATTTTCTTTCCTTTAAAATCTGCGAGGAATTGTCCGCCGTGCAAACTCCCGAAAGCCAGCAAATTCAGTCTAACCGATAAGTCAAAAAGTCGAGAAGAAGCGGACAGTTCCTCAAAGATTTTTCAGCAACAAATCCGTCTTTTTCCTTTTTTTACTATGACACCTAACGACCGAGGCTATGGGCTTGGGCGGGCTGCGGGCGGATTTCCTGTCGCCACAGCGACAAAGGAAATGCGGAACGACCTAAATCAGTCAGAAAATACTCAGTACGAGGTGGTTGTTCTGCATAAATTTTTCTATCTATAATCTTATACTCCAACAATTCTTTAAGTTGTTGATTTATTACACGTTCTGTTGCATCAGGCACCTCCTTGAATATCAGACTTGGGCGTAGTGGCTTATCTCGAAGTGCTTCTATGATGCAAATTTTCCACTTTCCGCCAAGCACCTGTATAGCAATGCTATAACCACATTCTAGATATATAGGGATTTTTCTTTCAGACATAATTGTATAGTTAATTTGTAGGAACAAGATACAAAAATAGTGCGAGAATGCATTCTTTGATTATTTTGCTTATCATTCTCTTATCCTAATTCCTTCTCAAACATATACATCAATTTATCTTTTTCATTCAGTTCTACACTTCTGCTTACCTTTTTATTGGTGATTTGATAGCCCGAAAATCGAGTAACAAAAATGCCCAAGCCTTGAGTGTAGGAGCTGACTTCTGCTGAGTATTCTTTACTAGTATCTAAAGGAATTTCACCCAAAATAGTAGTCCAATCACCATCTGAAGTAATAGTAGATATTTCGCCTTGCATCTTGTTGATGTCTGTAATAGCCCTAGCATTCACAGCTATTGGAATTTGCAATTTAAAATCTAAGATTGGCTCCAACAACTCAACATCAGCTTGTTGTAAAGCCAATCGAAAAACATAGGGAGCTAAACTTCTAAAGTCGGCAGGTGTGCTCACTGGACTATAATAGATTCCGTGAGAAAAAGTGACTTTAAGGTCGGTTACTTTCCAGCCATACAAACCCGATTCACAGGCTTTCTTGACTCCATCGAATACTGCATTCTGAAAAGATTGATTCAAGTAGCCCAATGAAATATCGCTCTCTATCGTAAGTCCCGCACCGATTGGCAAAGGTTCTATAATCAAGCCAATAGATGCCCAATAAGGATTAGGTGGCACTTCGATATGAATGGTGTATTCCGATTTCGTTTTCAGACGTTCCTTATAAATCGTTTTCACCTCTTCAAAGTAAGCAT comes from Empedobacter stercoris and encodes:
- a CDS encoding winged helix-turn-helix transcriptional regulator produces the protein MSERKIPIYLECGYSIAIQVLGGKWKICIIEALRDKPLRPSLIFKEVPDATERVINQQLKELLEYKIIDRKIYAEQPPRTEYFLTDLGRSAFPLSLWRQEIRPQPAQAHSLGR